In Rhizobium sp. ZPR4, a genomic segment contains:
- a CDS encoding sodium-translocating pyrophosphatase — protein sequence MSILLGVIACGLLSVIYAVWATRSVLAADQGNARMQEIAGYIREGAQAYLARQYRTIAIVGVIVFIAAWLLLSAEAAFGFLIGAILSGAAGFIGMHVSVRANVRTAQASSQSLSAGLDIAFKSGAITGMLVAGLALLGVSIYFYVLTGILGHEAGSRDVIDALVALGFGASLISIFARLGGGIFTKGADVGGDLVGKVEAGIPEDDPRNPATIADNVGDNVGDCAGMAADLFETYAVSVVATMVLAAIFFAGSPLLGSAMIYPLAICGACIITSIIGTFFVKLGVNGSIMGALYKGLIATGVLSIVGLAAATSLTIGWGSIGTVAGFDITGTKLFSCGIVGLIVTALIVVITEYYTGTNKRPVNSIAQASVTGHGTNVIQGLAVSLESTALPAIVIVGGIIATYQLGGLFGTGIAVTAMLGLAGMIVALDAFGPVTDNAGGIAEMSHLPPEVRKSTDALDAVGNTTKAVTKGYAIGSAGLGALVLFAAYSNDLQYFAAHGDKFPYFANVGTISFELSNPYVVAGLLFGGLIPYLFGGIAMTAVGRAAGAIVEEVRKQFREKPGIMQGTERPDYGRAVDLLTKAAIREMIIPSLLPVLAPVVVYFGVLLLSGSKASAFAALGASLLGVIINGLFVAISMTSGGGAWDNAKKSFEDGFVDKDGTRHMKGSEAHKASVTGDTVGDPYKDTAGPAVNPAIKITNIVALLLLAILAG from the coding sequence ATGTCGATTCTTTTAGGAGTGATCGCATGCGGACTGCTCTCGGTCATCTATGCCGTATGGGCAACCCGGTCGGTGCTCGCTGCCGATCAGGGCAATGCCCGCATGCAGGAGATTGCCGGGTATATTCGTGAAGGAGCGCAAGCCTATCTGGCGCGCCAATATAGAACCATCGCCATCGTCGGGGTCATCGTTTTCATCGCGGCATGGCTCCTCTTGTCGGCCGAAGCCGCTTTCGGCTTCCTGATCGGCGCGATCCTCTCAGGCGCCGCAGGTTTCATCGGCATGCATGTCTCCGTGCGCGCCAATGTCCGAACCGCGCAAGCCTCATCGCAGAGCCTGTCCGCAGGCCTCGATATTGCCTTCAAGTCGGGCGCTATCACCGGCATGCTGGTTGCAGGCCTCGCCCTGCTCGGCGTCTCCATCTACTTCTATGTCCTGACCGGCATTCTCGGTCATGAAGCAGGCTCGCGCGACGTGATCGATGCGCTCGTCGCCCTTGGGTTTGGCGCCTCGCTGATCTCGATCTTCGCCCGTCTCGGTGGCGGCATCTTCACCAAAGGTGCGGATGTCGGCGGCGACCTCGTCGGCAAGGTCGAGGCCGGTATTCCGGAAGACGATCCGCGTAATCCCGCCACCATTGCCGATAACGTCGGCGACAATGTCGGCGATTGCGCTGGCATGGCGGCCGACCTGTTCGAGACCTATGCCGTTTCGGTTGTCGCGACGATGGTGCTTGCCGCGATCTTCTTCGCTGGCTCGCCGCTCCTCGGCTCTGCCATGATCTACCCGCTGGCGATTTGCGGTGCCTGCATCATCACGTCCATCATCGGCACCTTCTTCGTGAAGCTTGGCGTCAATGGCTCGATCATGGGCGCTCTCTACAAGGGCCTCATAGCAACTGGCGTGCTGTCGATCGTCGGTCTGGCTGCGGCGACCTCGCTGACCATCGGTTGGGGCTCGATCGGCACTGTCGCCGGCTTCGACATTACCGGTACGAAGCTCTTCAGCTGCGGCATCGTCGGTCTCATCGTCACGGCGCTGATCGTCGTGATTACCGAATACTACACCGGCACGAACAAGCGGCCGGTCAATTCCATCGCCCAGGCCTCGGTCACCGGTCACGGCACTAACGTCATCCAGGGCCTTGCCGTCTCGCTTGAATCGACGGCGCTGCCGGCGATCGTCATCGTTGGCGGCATCATCGCCACCTACCAGCTTGGCGGCCTGTTCGGCACGGGTATTGCGGTCACCGCCATGCTCGGCCTTGCCGGCATGATCGTCGCTCTCGACGCCTTCGGCCCGGTCACGGATAATGCCGGCGGTATCGCGGAAATGTCGCATCTTCCGCCGGAAGTGCGCAAATCCACCGACGCGCTGGACGCGGTCGGCAATACCACCAAGGCGGTCACCAAGGGCTATGCCATCGGCTCGGCCGGTCTCGGCGCGCTGGTCTTGTTCGCGGCTTATTCGAACGACCTGCAATATTTCGCGGCGCACGGCGACAAGTTCCCGTATTTCGCCAATGTGGGCACGATCTCGTTCGAGCTTTCGAACCCCTATGTCGTTGCCGGCCTGCTGTTCGGCGGCCTTATCCCCTATCTCTTTGGCGGTATCGCTATGACGGCCGTCGGCCGTGCCGCGGGGGCGATCGTCGAGGAGGTTCGCAAGCAGTTTCGTGAGAAGCCCGGCATCATGCAGGGCACGGAGCGTCCCGATTACGGCCGCGCTGTCGACCTTTTGACCAAGGCCGCCATTCGCGAAATGATCATCCCGTCGCTCTTGCCGGTTCTGGCGCCGGTCGTCGTCTATTTCGGCGTCCTGCTGCTCTCCGGCTCTAAGGCTTCTGCCTTTGCCGCGCTCGGCGCTTCGCTGCTCGGCGTAATCATCAACGGCCTCTTCGTTGCCATCTCGATGACATCGGGCGGTGGTGCGTGGGATAACGCCAAGAAGAGCTTCGAGGATGGTTTCGTCGACAAGGACGGCACGCGTCATATGAAGGGCTCGGAAGCCCACAAGGCCTCGGTGACGGGTGACACCGTTGGCGATCCCTACAAGGATACGGCAGGCCCGGCTGTCAATCCGGCGATCAAGATCACCAACATCGTGGCGCTGCTGCTGCTTGCCATTCTCGCCGGATAA
- a CDS encoding DNA-binding protein, which yields MITSAQLRGARAMLGLTVETLASESKLPVSAIEALETEAGSADMRALATVRSVLESHGVLFLAGGSDGTGGPGIRFKHWSENDGIRPENLNATNDD from the coding sequence ATGATTACTTCAGCACAATTGCGCGGCGCGCGCGCCATGCTCGGACTGACGGTGGAAACGCTCGCCAGCGAAAGCAAACTTCCGGTTTCAGCAATCGAAGCGCTGGAAACCGAAGCCGGTTCGGCAGACATGAGGGCACTTGCGACAGTTCGCTCCGTCCTCGAGAGCCACGGTGTACTTTTCCTCGCCGGTGGCAGTGACGGCACGGGCGGTCCTGGCATTCGCTTTAAGCACTGGTCCGAAAATGATGGCATTCGGCCGGAAAACCTGAATGCCACCAATGACGACTGA
- a CDS encoding beta-ketoacyl-ACP synthase III, whose amino-acid sequence MIRSIVRGFGAALPKRVMTNAEMEQVVDTSDDWIVQRSGIRQRYIAGEGETTASLGEQAARAALANAGMTPNDLDLIIVATSTPDNTFPATAVNIQNRLGMHHGFAFDVQAVCTGFVYAVTTADAYIRGGLAKRVLVIGAETFSRILNWTDRTTCVLFGDGAGALILEAGEGSGANSDRGVLTASLRSDGSHKEKLYVDGGPSTTGTVGVLHMAGREVFKHAVGMITDVIQAAFDATGTTPDDLDWLVPHQANRRIIDGSAKKLGIAPEKVVVTVDLHGNTSAASIPLALAVAAGDGRIKKGDLVMLEAMGGGFTWGAVLLRW is encoded by the coding sequence ATGATCCGTTCAATTGTTCGCGGCTTTGGGGCGGCGCTCCCCAAGCGCGTCATGACCAATGCCGAGATGGAGCAGGTTGTCGATACCAGCGACGATTGGATCGTCCAGCGCTCCGGCATCCGCCAACGCTATATCGCCGGTGAAGGTGAAACCACGGCTTCTCTGGGCGAGCAGGCGGCGCGTGCCGCCCTGGCCAATGCTGGGATGACGCCGAATGACCTCGATCTCATCATCGTTGCCACCTCGACGCCGGACAACACTTTTCCCGCAACGGCGGTGAATATCCAGAACCGGCTGGGCATGCATCATGGCTTCGCCTTCGATGTTCAGGCCGTCTGCACCGGTTTCGTCTATGCGGTGACCACGGCTGACGCCTATATTCGCGGTGGCCTTGCCAAGCGCGTGCTCGTCATCGGTGCCGAGACATTTTCCCGCATCCTCAATTGGACCGACCGCACGACCTGCGTTCTCTTTGGTGATGGCGCCGGCGCGCTGATCCTGGAAGCCGGCGAGGGAAGCGGTGCCAATAGCGATCGCGGCGTGCTGACGGCAAGCCTGCGCTCCGATGGCTCCCATAAGGAAAAGCTTTATGTCGACGGTGGCCCGTCCACGACGGGAACGGTCGGCGTCCTGCATATGGCGGGCCGTGAAGTGTTCAAGCATGCCGTCGGCATGATTACCGACGTCATTCAGGCCGCATTCGATGCGACGGGCACCACGCCCGACGATCTCGACTGGCTCGTGCCGCATCAGGCCAACCGTCGCATCATCGATGGTTCCGCCAAGAAGCTCGGAATTGCTCCCGAGAAGGTTGTGGTCACCGTGGACCTTCATGGCAACACGTCGGCTGCATCCATCCCGCTTGCACTTGCCGTTGCCGCCGGTGACGGACGAATCAAGAAGGGCGATCTGGTGATGCTGGAGGCCATGGGCGGCGGCTTCACCTGGGGTGCGGTTCTGCTGCGCTGGTAG
- a CDS encoding MerR family transcriptional regulator: MMMDKSPDAFRTISEVAEDLDLPQHVLRFWETRFPQIKPMKRGGGRRYYRPEDVDLLNGIRHLLYDHGYTIKGVQKLLKTNGNKFVIAVGHGDLASVEALAAAQEPAAVEPRVASANSEEDQIVGRAKAPISRRFFNFVSGDDGVPDVSIGKSSVGKEDRALLQETLYDLLECKRLLDQVR, from the coding sequence ATGATGATGGACAAGAGCCCGGATGCATTTCGCACGATCAGCGAAGTCGCGGAAGACCTTGATCTGCCGCAGCATGTCCTACGGTTCTGGGAGACCCGGTTTCCGCAGATCAAACCGATGAAGCGGGGTGGCGGTCGGCGTTACTATCGCCCCGAGGATGTCGATCTGTTGAACGGCATCCGCCATTTGCTTTATGATCACGGCTATACGATCAAGGGCGTCCAAAAGCTTCTGAAGACCAACGGCAACAAGTTCGTCATCGCTGTCGGGCATGGCGATCTGGCCAGTGTGGAAGCACTTGCGGCTGCGCAGGAGCCCGCCGCCGTCGAGCCGCGGGTCGCCTCTGCCAATTCCGAGGAAGATCAGATCGTTGGCCGCGCCAAGGCGCCGATCAGCCGCCGCTTCTTCAATTTCGTCAGCGGTGATGATGGTGTGCCTGACGTCTCCATCGGCAAATCGAGTGTCGGCAAGGAAGATCGCGCTTTGCTTCAGGAGACGCTTTACGATCTTCTGGAATGCAAACGCCTCCTCGATCAGGTGCGATAA
- a CDS encoding porin, translating to MNIKSLLLGSAAAIAAASAAHAADAIVSAEPEPLEYVRICDGYGTGYFYIPGTETCLKIGGKVRTEGEWYDAYNPRSKVGTLWHERVELNVDTATDTEYGPLKTNTIFRWEWNDGGATSAKLLFANISLGGFTVGKLDSQYNLYVGYAGDVVNDDVIYDGPYELNQLTYKYDPGNGFSAVISLEDSNSTSDGEASYGASWWTDDKSNHYAPDVVAGLGYKADNWGIKVVGGYDSIVEEGAIKARLDAKFGGVEAFLMGGWNTDGDKLNKYAGTNQDISACTTASGTNAAKCGWGDWALWGGVGVPVNDKLKWNLQLAYTDSKIFEATTNLKIYPVKDFLVEPELTYVHYDYIKDDTVAGILRFERNF from the coding sequence ATGAACATCAAGAGCCTGCTTCTTGGCTCCGCCGCTGCCATCGCTGCAGCGAGCGCCGCCCATGCCGCTGACGCTATTGTATCCGCCGAACCTGAACCGCTTGAGTATGTCCGTATCTGCGATGGATATGGCACAGGCTATTTCTATATTCCCGGTACCGAAACCTGCCTGAAGATCGGCGGAAAGGTTCGCACGGAAGGCGAGTGGTATGACGCCTATAATCCGCGCAGCAAGGTCGGCACGCTCTGGCATGAGCGTGTGGAGCTCAATGTCGATACGGCGACCGACACCGAATACGGACCGTTGAAGACCAATACCATCTTCCGCTGGGAGTGGAATGATGGGGGCGCAACCTCCGCCAAGTTGCTGTTCGCCAATATCAGCCTCGGCGGCTTCACGGTCGGTAAACTCGACTCTCAATACAATCTTTACGTGGGCTATGCTGGCGATGTCGTCAACGACGACGTGATCTATGACGGTCCGTATGAACTCAATCAGTTGACCTACAAATACGATCCGGGCAACGGCTTCTCGGCTGTGATCTCGCTGGAAGACTCCAATTCAACCTCCGATGGTGAGGCCTCTTACGGTGCCAGCTGGTGGACGGACGACAAATCCAACCACTATGCTCCGGACGTCGTTGCTGGTCTTGGCTACAAGGCCGACAATTGGGGCATCAAGGTCGTCGGCGGTTATGACTCCATCGTTGAGGAAGGTGCCATCAAGGCTCGCCTGGACGCCAAGTTCGGTGGCGTGGAGGCCTTCCTGATGGGTGGCTGGAATACCGATGGCGACAAGCTGAACAAATATGCCGGTACGAACCAGGATATCTCGGCCTGCACGACCGCGAGCGGCACCAACGCGGCCAAGTGCGGCTGGGGTGACTGGGCGCTCTGGGGCGGTGTCGGCGTTCCGGTCAACGATAAGCTGAAGTGGAACCTGCAGCTTGCCTATACAGATTCGAAGATCTTCGAAGCGACCACAAACCTCAAAATCTATCCGGTCAAGGATTTCCTCGTCGAGCCGGAACTCACCTATGTGCATTATGACTACATCAAGGATGATACGGTCGCCGGCATCCTTCGTTTCGAGCGGAATTTCTGA
- a CDS encoding BA14K family protein: MFTIARSITAAGFGLLLAAGAAMPANAITMPTLTVPATEQSDIIQVRDHGHGHWHHHHNRWGSGHRLHGNDSYYDDDSDSGVLFKSFVTGTLFNRQGSQSYYGDHARDCASRYRSYRASDNTYQPSHGPRQVCR, encoded by the coding sequence ATGTTTACGATTGCGAGATCGATAACTGCCGCAGGCTTTGGTCTTTTGTTGGCGGCCGGTGCCGCCATGCCGGCGAATGCCATTACCATGCCGACCCTGACCGTGCCTGCAACCGAACAGTCGGACATCATTCAGGTTCGCGATCACGGCCACGGCCATTGGCATCACCACCATAATCGTTGGGGTAGCGGCCATCGGCTGCATGGCAATGATAGTTACTACGACGATGATTCGGACAGCGGCGTGCTCTTCAAATCCTTCGTGACCGGCACTCTGTTCAACAGGCAGGGCTCACAGAGCTACTACGGCGATCATGCGCGTGACTGCGCAAGCCGCTACCGCTCTTACCGCGCCTCCGATAACACCTATCAGCCGAGCCATGGACCGAGGCAGGTGTGCCGTTGA
- a CDS encoding thermonuclease family protein: MAKAKRRTRRKPQSKAGNSMWLWGVVGLATVAGIYAYQHRKDMPSMLARADAVASMPHMAREAPVPAAKPQIKTAAVTSEPRATSALPVPPAAIPVAMPVNKIPVERPIPSLRAQSGGRFVLCAAGSGTNCVVDGNTFWQDGIRIQLADIDVPDAGAARCPSERQRGVAAKLRLQAILNDGSFVLSGSSRRDDPNGGKLRIAMRAGRSLGDQMVSEGLARRWTGQASSWCS; this comes from the coding sequence ATGGCGAAAGCGAAACGACGCACGCGGCGCAAGCCGCAGTCCAAGGCGGGCAATTCGATGTGGCTATGGGGCGTTGTCGGCCTGGCAACGGTAGCCGGCATCTACGCCTATCAGCATCGCAAGGATATGCCGTCGATGCTGGCCCGCGCCGACGCGGTCGCCAGCATGCCGCATATGGCCCGGGAAGCACCCGTGCCGGCGGCAAAGCCGCAGATCAAGACGGCAGCCGTCACTTCGGAGCCGCGCGCGACATCTGCCCTGCCGGTGCCGCCCGCCGCCATTCCCGTGGCGATGCCCGTCAACAAGATACCGGTCGAGAGACCCATACCCAGCTTGCGGGCACAGTCCGGCGGCCGTTTCGTGCTTTGTGCCGCCGGCTCGGGAACGAATTGCGTCGTCGATGGCAATACATTCTGGCAGGATGGCATCAGGATTCAGTTGGCCGATATCGATGTGCCGGATGCCGGTGCTGCGCGCTGCCCCAGCGAAAGACAGAGAGGCGTGGCCGCGAAACTGCGCCTGCAGGCCATTCTCAACGATGGAAGTTTCGTGCTTTCCGGCAGCAGCCGCCGCGACGACCCGAATGGCGGCAAGCTGCGCATTGCCATGCGCGCGGGGCGTTCGCTCGGCGACCAAATGGTGTCGGAAGGTCTTGCGCGCCGCTGGACCGGCCAGGCATCGTCCTGGTGTAGCTGA
- a CDS encoding DUF177 domain-containing protein produces the protein MKRHDSDETPFSYPVKVGHISANPVDVHVEADERELAGLAVLWDVLSVGKLEADLKISRWKRDGVRIKGNVKAKIVQACVVTLEPVESDIDEDFEHIFVPEDSKLARAPSVDAGEMILDPDGPDLPETFTGDTIDAGAVVAEFAALAIDPYPRKPGVEFDAHIEDTGEDDRKPSPFAVLKDWKKE, from the coding sequence ATGAAAAGACACGACTCCGATGAGACACCGTTTTCCTATCCGGTGAAGGTGGGACACATCTCCGCCAATCCGGTGGATGTGCATGTCGAGGCCGACGAGCGCGAACTGGCCGGGCTTGCGGTGCTCTGGGATGTTCTCTCAGTCGGCAAGCTCGAAGCCGATCTCAAGATTTCGCGCTGGAAGCGCGACGGCGTGCGCATCAAGGGCAATGTGAAGGCAAAGATCGTTCAAGCTTGCGTTGTCACACTCGAGCCGGTCGAATCTGATATCGACGAGGACTTCGAGCATATTTTTGTGCCCGAGGATTCCAAACTGGCGCGTGCGCCCTCTGTGGATGCTGGAGAAATGATACTCGATCCTGATGGTCCGGATCTCCCGGAGACCTTTACCGGCGATACGATAGATGCCGGCGCGGTCGTCGCGGAATTTGCCGCGCTTGCCATCGATCCTTATCCGCGCAAGCCCGGCGTCGAGTTCGATGCACATATAGAAGACACCGGCGAAGACGACAGGAAGCCTTCGCCCTTCGCCGTCCTGAAAGACTGGAAAAAGGAATAG
- a CDS encoding outer membrane protein assembly factor BamE produces the protein MSLTRRYFKSDITFSSAAAIALVIATVGLSGCKTSEVMNNGYIFDPQSLALAPVGSSREQVLLSLGTPSTTATFDGEVFYYISQKRTRAVAFMKPKLVDQNILAIYFDKDGVVKQEANYTLKDGKVFDMISRTTPTGGRDITFLQQILQGGGSGVNGARNFLNNLNPGQ, from the coding sequence ATGTCGTTGACCAGACGGTATTTCAAGTCTGACATTACTTTCAGCAGCGCTGCCGCCATCGCCCTGGTGATTGCGACCGTAGGCCTTTCGGGTTGCAAGACCAGCGAGGTCATGAACAACGGCTACATCTTCGATCCGCAGTCGCTGGCGCTTGCGCCGGTCGGCTCGAGCCGCGAGCAGGTTCTGCTGTCGCTCGGCACGCCTTCGACCACAGCGACCTTCGACGGCGAAGTCTTCTATTATATCTCCCAGAAGCGCACGCGCGCCGTCGCCTTCATGAAGCCGAAACTGGTCGACCAGAACATTCTGGCGATCTATTTCGACAAGGACGGCGTGGTGAAGCAGGAAGCCAACTACACGCTGAAGGACGGCAAGGTCTTCGACATGATCAGCCGCACGACCCCGACCGGCGGTCGCGACATCACCTTCCTGCAGCAGATCCTCCAGGGTGGCGGCAGTGGCGTCAACGGTGCGAGGAACTTCCTCAACAACCTCAACCCTGGCCAATAA
- a CDS encoding ubiquinol-cytochrome C chaperone family protein encodes MIFGLFRKRNHNQIIVVRQYEVLTSMARQPVFYTDYDVPDTVMGRFELLSVMMILFFRRTRSSATSGQELAQEIVDAFFEDIDYSIRELGIGDNSVPKRMKKLAGMFYGRLESYAGAMDSDDRTALAMALQRNIYPKASESTASMRSLADWMMIAEAYLATVSENQIATGSATLPVPDKVGQRAG; translated from the coding sequence ATGATTTTTGGGCTCTTCCGCAAAAGAAATCACAATCAGATCATCGTCGTCAGGCAGTATGAGGTCCTGACATCCATGGCGCGACAGCCGGTTTTCTACACCGATTACGACGTGCCCGATACGGTGATGGGGCGTTTCGAATTGCTGTCGGTGATGATGATCCTGTTCTTCCGCCGCACACGGTCTTCGGCCACAAGCGGTCAGGAGCTGGCGCAGGAAATCGTGGATGCTTTCTTCGAGGACATCGATTATTCGATCCGCGAGCTCGGTATCGGCGACAACAGCGTGCCGAAGCGGATGAAAAAGCTCGCCGGCATGTTCTATGGACGGCTCGAAAGCTATGCGGGTGCCATGGATAGCGACGATCGCACCGCGCTTGCCATGGCGCTACAGCGCAACATCTATCCCAAGGCGAGTGAAAGCACGGCATCCATGCGTTCGCTGGCCGATTGGATGATGATTGCGGAAGCGTATCTGGCGACCGTAAGTGAAAATCAGATCGCGACGGGCTCGGCGACGCTGCCGGTGCCGGATAAAGTCGGCCAACGAGCCGGTTAG
- the plsX gene encoding phosphate acyltransferase PlsX — translation MIRISLDLMGGDFGPEVVVPGAAKALDRHPDITFIMYGQKERCEAVLAKYPKLREKSVFHECEVAISMDEKPSQALRRGRYVSSMWRSIEAVKTGDADVVVSAGNTGALMAMAKFCLRTMANIERPAIAAIWPTLRGESIVLDVGATIGADAQQLLDFALMGGAMARALFEIERPTVGLLNVGVEEIKGQEEVKDAGRLIREANLESLEYSGFVEGDDIGKGTVDVVVTEGFSGNIALKAAEGTAKQIGAYLRAAMSRTLLARIGYVFAKGAFDLLREKLDPSKVNGGVFLGLNGIVIKSHGGANAEAFAAAIDVGYDMAKNGLTQKIENDLKRYHAKRLPPIGPEAA, via the coding sequence GTGATCAGAATTTCTCTTGACCTAATGGGTGGCGACTTCGGCCCTGAGGTTGTTGTTCCCGGCGCGGCCAAGGCGCTGGATAGGCATCCCGATATCACATTCATCATGTACGGACAGAAGGAACGCTGCGAGGCGGTCCTTGCCAAATATCCGAAGCTTCGCGAAAAATCGGTCTTTCACGAATGCGAAGTTGCCATCAGCATGGATGAGAAGCCGAGCCAGGCGCTTCGCCGCGGCCGCTACGTCTCCAGCATGTGGCGCTCGATCGAGGCAGTAAAGACGGGTGACGCTGATGTGGTCGTCTCCGCCGGCAACACCGGCGCTCTGATGGCAATGGCGAAATTCTGTCTCCGCACGATGGCCAATATCGAACGTCCGGCAATCGCCGCGATCTGGCCGACTCTGCGCGGCGAAAGCATCGTGCTCGATGTCGGCGCCACGATCGGGGCCGATGCCCAGCAACTGCTCGATTTCGCTCTGATGGGTGGCGCTATGGCGCGGGCGCTCTTCGAGATCGAACGCCCGACCGTCGGTTTGCTGAATGTCGGCGTCGAGGAAATCAAGGGCCAGGAAGAGGTCAAGGACGCCGGCCGTCTTATTCGCGAAGCCAATCTCGAATCGCTTGAATATTCCGGCTTCGTCGAGGGCGATGATATCGGCAAGGGCACCGTCGACGTCGTCGTCACGGAAGGCTTCTCCGGCAATATCGCGCTGAAGGCGGCCGAAGGCACCGCAAAGCAGATCGGCGCCTATCTGCGCGCCGCCATGTCGCGCACGCTGCTGGCGCGCATCGGTTATGTCTTTGCCAAAGGTGCCTTCGACCTGCTGCGCGAAAAGCTGGATCCCAGCAAGGTCAACGGCGGCGTCTTCCTCGGCCTGAACGGCATCGTCATCAAGAGCCACGGCGGCGCGAATGCCGAAGCCTTCGCAGCTGCCATCGATGTCGGCTACGATATGGCCAAGAATGGGCTCACGCAGAAAATCGAAAATGATTTGAAGAGATATCATGCCAAACGGCTGCCCCCGATCGGGCCGGAAGCGGCATGA
- a CDS encoding PHB depolymerase family esterase: MMNFKVPSRLRRLLVDSVELPQLKFPMTQPLSQPSRRRVSTRPSPQRLTEVLWFGRNPGNLRMLEYVPPGVKGPMPLVVVLHGCHQNAEDFDRASGWTALARQHGFAVLYAEQKASNNPNLCFNWFRPSLVTRDRGELGSIREMIDFSRRLHAIDDSRIFVMGLSAGGAVAAALLATYPELFAAGAIIGGLPFGAARDAMSALDVMKRGSSRPAEKWGELVREVSPEADRYPVVSIWHGDADDVVSFANAEASVAQWLTARERPRTKGRLRLFEGGERREWRDDYGHMILELVTLNDFGHGLPVGSIVEGWEPANNTERYILPAALSAPEELVKSWKLAA; encoded by the coding sequence ATGATGAATTTTAAAGTTCCGAGCCGGCTTCGCCGCTTGCTTGTCGATTCCGTCGAGCTGCCGCAGCTCAAGTTTCCGATGACGCAGCCGCTGTCTCAGCCGTCGCGCCGTCGCGTTTCCACGCGTCCGTCGCCGCAGCGGCTGACGGAAGTTTTGTGGTTCGGCCGTAATCCCGGCAATCTGCGCATGCTCGAATATGTGCCGCCGGGCGTGAAAGGGCCGATGCCGCTCGTCGTCGTCCTGCATGGCTGTCATCAGAATGCCGAGGATTTCGATCGCGCGAGCGGCTGGACGGCACTTGCCCGCCAGCATGGATTTGCGGTGCTTTATGCGGAGCAAAAGGCATCGAACAACCCGAATCTCTGTTTCAACTGGTTTCGCCCGAGCCTGGTCACGCGCGATCGCGGTGAACTCGGCTCTATCAGAGAGATGATCGATTTCAGCCGCCGTCTGCATGCGATCGACGATAGCAGGATTTTCGTCATGGGCCTCTCGGCCGGTGGCGCTGTGGCAGCCGCATTGCTTGCGACCTATCCGGAACTCTTTGCCGCAGGCGCCATCATCGGCGGCCTGCCTTTCGGCGCTGCCCGCGATGCCATGTCGGCGCTTGACGTCATGAAGCGCGGCTCGAGCCGCCCGGCCGAAAAATGGGGCGAGCTCGTTCGCGAGGTTTCCCCCGAAGCCGACCGTTATCCGGTCGTCTCCATCTGGCATGGCGACGCCGATGATGTCGTGTCCTTTGCCAATGCGGAAGCATCCGTCGCGCAATGGCTGACTGCGCGCGAGCGCCCGCGCACCAAGGGCCGGCTGCGTCTTTTCGAAGGCGGCGAGCGGCGCGAATGGCGCGACGACTATGGCCATATGATCCTGGAACTCGTGACGCTGAACGATTTCGGGCACGGTCTGCCGGTTGGCTCCATTGTTGAAGGCTGGGAGCCGGCAAACAACACTGAACGCTATATCCTACCCGCTGCCCTTTCGGCGCCCGAAGAGCTTGTCAAAAGCTGGAAGCTCGCAGCCTAA
- a CDS encoding integration host factor subunit alpha: protein MTGKTVTRADLAESVFRKVGLSRTESAELVETVIDEICNAIVRGETVKLSSFATFQVRDKNERIGRNPKTGEEVPISPRRVMTFKASNVLKTRILKAHASRKAKAKPVNPAS, encoded by the coding sequence ATGACGGGCAAGACAGTGACGCGCGCAGACCTGGCGGAGTCGGTATTCCGGAAAGTTGGCCTCTCCAGAACGGAGTCGGCGGAGCTCGTCGAGACTGTGATCGATGAAATTTGCAACGCCATCGTGCGTGGAGAAACGGTAAAGCTCTCCTCGTTTGCGACATTCCAGGTGCGTGACAAGAATGAGCGCATTGGCCGCAACCCGAAGACCGGCGAGGAAGTGCCGATCTCCCCGCGGCGTGTCATGACCTTCAAGGCGTCGAACGTCCTCAAGACCCGCATCCTGAAAGCACATGCGAGCCGCAAGGCGAAGGCCAAGCCGGTAAATCCCGCCTCCTGA